Genomic DNA from Macadamia integrifolia cultivar HAES 741 chromosome 6, SCU_Mint_v3, whole genome shotgun sequence:
atattttggtttcttaaACAGAAAAAAcctaatatatttttaaatgaattatGTAGAGGGGAAGTGGTTGATTTTTGGCAATATTTCCATGCTGTTAATTGATTAGTTAAacttcacacaaaaaaaaaaatttgagttgGACCAAGTCAACGCAACAATTGGACAAGTTAGAAACTTAATTAAAATGACAAGGTTTAGTCGAAATAAAATTGAGTTGAATGAAGCCTCCCAtataaatagtaaataaatcacttagagagaagaaaaaagggagatattcttccaagctctctctctctctctcctataatAGCATTTAACTACTGATTGTCTAAAAAAATGTTGTAATTATATatcattattttaattaaaaattaatatttaataatcaCTTTAAATAGAAAAACCATGATacttttttaaatgaaatttgtAGAAGGacaagcctctctctctctctctctctgtgcctAAGAATAACATTTAACCATTGattatctaaaaaaaatctgttttaaTTGTCTATCATTGTTGGAGATTCAAAATTCTAATTGCTTCAATGGATATCATATATGATTGAAATACATTTAGTTTTATGCGGACATTttgttatctctctctctctctctctctcacacacacacacacacacacacacaaccacacgtgcatttgcacgtggattttttactagtatatatatatatatacatatatttatatgAAAACATTGGTGTTTGGCCTTTGCAATGTATCAAAATCAAGCGACCAAGGATAACCAATAGtactaaaataataataataataataataataataataataataataataataataataataataataataataacaacaaccaATAGTATTGGGCTGGGCTGGTCTTGTTTGGCTAAGCCCAGCCCAATCAGGGTCCATTAGGACTGcgttgggttgggcttgagcTGAGATAACTCAGCCCGACCTAGGGCTAGGGTTGGGGCTAGGCtaggttgagttaagagacgtTAGGGTTGGGCGAGGGTTCTAAAagacccagcccaacccggcccattgGCACCCCTAGTTTTATTCCTAAAATGATTTTGGTAACTGATCCATATTGGTTAAGTATCGGAATTAGTCTCGGCcgatatcgataccaatacaGTTGATCTGATACCTATACTTATAACCATGCTGCAGATTGCTTACGTTTAATTTTTTTAGGACAGTTCCAAAACTTGAAAGCATTCATTTGTATCGGCATCAAATAAGTACGATACCGATGCCTAACTCCATGGTGTCATGTTGTTTGCAAAATAACCAAAGTTGTGAAAGCATATATGTATATTAATTGTAACCCATAACAACGTATGAAACAAGTAAAAGGAGAATATAACCATAAGCCTAaaaaagagtttcaagaggCTGTAAGCAAGTAAGAAACCTTTTATTTAAGCCTAAGCCTTATTGGAGTGTTTGGATTCTAGTTAAATGTTAGATGAATTTTGGGAAGCCCAAAACTTGATGGTGGCTTATCGGGAGATTTTGTAGGATTTGGGCCAGTTGGAACACGTCTTTTAATCCCAAAACTTGTTGGAACACGTGTTTTATGCTCAAAACTTGATGGCGGCTCTTCAGGAGATTCTGTAGGATTTGAGCCCAACACTTGATGGAGGCTTATCAGGAGATTCTGCATGATTTGGGCCAGTTGGAACACGCCTTTTAAGCTCAAAACTTAATGGAGGCTTATCAGGAGACTCTGCATGATTTGGGCCAGTTGGAACACGCCTTTTAAGCCCAAAACTTGATGGAGGCTTATCAGGAGACTCTGCATGATTTGGGCCAGTTGGAACACGCCTTTTAAGCCCAAAACTTGATGGAGGCTTATCAGGAGACTCTGCATGATTTGGGCCAGTTGGAACACGCCTTTTAAGCCCAAAACTTGATGGAGGCTTATTAGGAGACTCTGCATGATTTGGGCCAGTTGGAACACGCCTTTTAAGCCCAAAACTTAATGGAGGCTTATCAGGAAATTCTACAGGATTTGGGCTAGTTGGAACACCCCTTTTAAGCCCAAAACTTGATGGCGGTTCTTTAGTAGATTCTTTAGGATTTGGGCCAGATGGAACAAGTCTTTTACGCCTAAAAATCAATGGAGGCCCTCCAGGTGACTCTGCGTCATTTGGGCCACTTGGGACAAGCCTTTTGAGCCCAAAAATCAATGGAATAGATGGATTTGATATGAAAATAGGAGATTTTTGGGAGTTCAAGCCAAAAGAAGAATCCCCTTTGATCTCAAAACCTTCAGAATGAATAACAGTTTCAAGAAACAATGATAAAATCAGTAGTGAAAGAAATTTTAGCAAACTCAAACTTGGTGACTCCATTGTTTCAAATCTACACTTTTGTAACAAAGAACAGCATTTATATAGTATTTCTCTCCAACATATGGAGTATGTGAATTGTGAAATCATATAAGAAATCtatagttatttttttattttttggtcaaATAAGTAAATCCAACATTAccaaaggaaacaaagaaaaaaaaaataaggaaagccAACAAGGCCATCTTATCTACAACTAATCTTACCGTATCTATACTACCAAGCAAATCAAGAAAGAATAATTCAAAAACATATCtccaattaggggtgtcaatgggctgaGTTATCTTGGGGTTttcctaaggtctcttaactaatctatagttcttttttttggtcaaataaGTAAATCCAACATTAccaaaggaaacaaagaaaaaaaaataaggaaagccAACAAGGCCATCTTATCTACAACTAATCTTACCGTATCTATACTACCAAGCAAATCAAGAAAGAATAATTCAAAAACATATCtccaattaggggtgtcaatgggctgaGTTATCTTGGGGTTttcctaaggtctcttaactaatctatagttcttttttttggtcaaataaGTAAATCCAACATTAccaaaggaaacaaagaaaaaaaaataaggaaagccAACAAGGCCATCTTATCTACAACTAATCTTACCGTATCTATACTACCAAGCAAATCAAGAAAGAATAATTCAAAAACATATCtccaattaggggtgtcaatgggccgaGTTATCTTGGGGTTttcctaaggtctcttaactatACCCAAGTTTAGCCCAGCCCGACCTATATCTTAGCCCAGGCCCAACTTGTCGGGGCttaacccaacccagcccagccctgATGTAAATTATTAAGATATTTATAACATTATGTACTTAACATGTAAAATTGagttgagttgggttgggttgagatctcaacccaggcccaacccaacttgGATCGAGCCTGAATTTCTTAACCTTAGCCCACCtaatgggctgaaatctcagcccggGCCCTGTTCGGGCTCAAGGTGGGTTAGGGCGGGTTCACATTGACCATGCTTTTTTTACACATATATCTCCAATACTCTCAGTTAAGTTGGGCTCTAATGTCAATAACACCAAACTTGGCCTTGTGCTAGAGAAATAGATATTTCCTGAGAGATTTTGTAAGGAGATTTGCTATCTGGGAATTACTAGGGACATACTGGGGGCTAAGAAGCCCTTTTTGAACATTGTCCCCAACGACGTGACAATCAATTTCTAGTTTTTTGTACGCTTATAGAAGACAAGATTGGTTGCAATATGGAGAGTCACCTAATTGTCACAGTAGAGAGGGATTGGCTGAGTAGTTGAAATACCCAAATCGCGTAACAATGTAGCCAACCATAGAAGTTCGCATGTGGTCGTGGCCATTGAACGATACTCAACAATGGATTGGCTAAGTTGTTTTAATGCAGTGAATTCAATATCCATGACATTTGTCCCTAGTGAGGATTTGTTGACTACTATAAAATTAGTTGCTTCAATGGTATTGGGTAAGTCGTGGGGCGCCCTGTGCCATCTTTGGTTCAAGTTACCATTGGATGACTATTCATAGTAGGAGTTGTAGTAGGGAGATCAACCATAGGAGTAATAGAATCATCTCTAGATTGAGAGGATCTGGATATCTCTATATTAGATGTGGTAACGAGTATAGTAGGAGAAATTGTGGGTGGGATAGGGGAGGATTCATTTTCTATGGAGGTGGTGGGCTCTTTTTGAGGAGGTGGGGACGAGGGAGGTGATAAATTTCATGTGACGAGTATAGGTAGTTGCCCTCCAGGTCCTTGTGTGGGAACCCAAAATACAATCAATAGAGGATCTAGAAGTGATAGAGTGGTGGATAGGGTTGGGAGAATGCCATAAATTGCATCCTGAAGTGGATATGATATTCGTCAAAGATGGCATGAAAATAAACCATAATTTTCTTGGTGGTCTTGACTTAACATTTTGTAGCCATGATGGCAGGAACTATTTCCCAAAATATGTGAAGCCTCAATGGAAAGTCTAACTTGTGACAATTGTATGGTCACAATAGAGGATAACaagcatataaaaaaaatgttgagaTAATAATATGTGGGATGCATCCCAAATAGCTTATGTAGTAGGTGAGACATTTCGAAGGACCACTATAGATAACTTTTTTATGAGAAACACTATTGTTTCAAATGCATGAGTCCAACATTGTTGTGGAATTGAGGCTTGAGCGAGAAGTGATAATTCTGTTTCCACTATATGGTGATGTCATCACTTGCCAAATCCATTTTGTTCATGGGTATGAGGACAAGAAATACGATACTCAATACTTAATGCCTGACTGTTGGGGATAGGTAGAGACTGTTCAGTATTCACCACCCCAGTCACTATGAAAGTGTTTGATCCAGCGGTCAAATAAGTTCTCAaccagaattttgaatttttgaaaaaaaaataatctaacTTTAGATTTAACAATTATAGGGTAATACCAGATAGAGGTGCCAATCCTGAGCCCGCATTGGTAGGCCCGACCTGAACCGTCctatttaataaatgtgttgggcttaaACTTGGCTCGTTTATTAAACGGGTAGAGTAGTAGCCTGTCGGGCACCCGACCGGCCCGACTCACTTAAGTATCCCGGTAGAACTGACTCAATTAGCCCGACCGACCCGACCCCCTTTagaaatgcttaaattgtataTGTAATAGCTAGGACTAAATAGTAATTTCATAtgggaaaaaaaaccctaaacgccTAAAGAACTACTGGAAGTCACTCACCAGAGCCGcttccttcttctctcatcCATCTTCCCTCTAGTCGTCGCATGTCGCTAGTAGCCGCTGGTCGCCGGTGCCTTCTTCCATCTAGTCGCTACATGCCACTGGTAGCCGCTTCCCTCTAGTAGCTCTAGTCATCGGTGCCCTCTTCTCTCTAATCGCCGCTACTAGCCGCTATCCTCTTCCTTCTAGGTGCCACTACCCTCTTCCTTCTAGTCTTCTTCATTCTTACCCTCTCCCTTCTAGGCGCCGCTGGTAGCCGCTTCCCTCTAGGTGCCGCTGCCCTCTTTCAGACTCTGGTTTCCTTCATAAgaggtaagttttttttttttttttttttttttttttttttttttttttttttttttttttttattattattattattattattattgtctaAGACTCTCTAATtctgagaaaatcaaagaagcCATTGTTTGTTCTGAtatgaggtttttttttgtctctCATACTCTCTTTGGTTCTGATAAAATCAAAGAGGCTCAAAGATGTTGGTTCCTACCCTCACCTACCCTTATTGCTTTCGCTAGTTCTGTTAATCTCAAAGAAGCCGCTGCCCTCAAGCTTTTCTCTCTTGTCTCTCAGACTCTCTCTAGCTTTGATAAGGTATTTCTATTCAAAATGATCCCCATGatcctattattttttttcgttTTGCCTTCTATTTATGCATTATTTAGATAGAATTtatcaaaaactttttctttccCTGCAGCACTAGTGTTCAATTGTTAATCCTGAATATCAAGAGATAAGCATTTTCTAAGCGAAGATGAGTATTCTATGAGATTCATCATCTAGTTGGTCCCATGTGATATGGGCTAATATGAGCTATATGGAAGTGTGCTGTTGTCCTGACAATAAGGAAGCCTAACTACTTGGTATGAAGGAAGCCCAACCTTGTATGGATATGTTACCAAACCAATGTGCATTTTCAGTCAAACCTGTAGTGGGAATGGGGTAGTAAGGGACCATAACCACTCCAGCAAAGTCAAgtttttttgattattttgtttgCAAATTTTGTGCACTTGGCAATTTATAGAGCCGTccctaatattttttttgtctatatctcaaattcaattatgaatTCGTTGATCATAATAATGGTGAGCATGTAAATTCAAGTTATCAATGAAGGTCTAGTCATTAAAATAAACATGGGCTTCCAACTGAAATTGTTAGATTGATTGTAAAGCTGCTCATCACTTGATAAAACTTAAAAGCCCCTTGTTAACTGCAGAATATGGTTCCAAAATTGTCAATTTTGAATGTTATACTCCATTTAATCTACTTACAAATTGAGTTTAGGGTAGGCccatttagagcccgtttagaattaaaaaTAGGCTCATAGCCTGTTTAAGGTCCGTGCAAGGCCCGTTTAAGCTGGCatgattaaagcccgacaccaaCCGGCCTGATTATAAACTGTATTGTGGCCCCCAAACCCAGGCCCGTTTAAATAAATggacgttcacggtgcaaggatttcacatCATCAGGCCCAGTTAGGCCCAAccgagaccggcccggcccaaccgattgacacccttaataccAAATGAACAACTAAAATCATCAATAGATGTAATATAATATCAATAGCCATCACTAGAAGGGATGGGGGAGGGACCCTAAACATCAGAAAATATCAAATCTGAGGGTCCAGAagattggaaataaaaaaataaaaaaataaataaatagaagtgaATAATTTAATAAGAAGATTTGGGATAAGACCAAGCTTTGTATGCTACTCAACCAATGACTATTGATTAGGATACTGGATCAGCTAATTCCACTAAGGATCAACTTAGTAAGGAGATTTGGGATAAGCCCAAGCTTGGAATATTGCTCTGATACTATATAAGTGTAAAacagagagatgaagaagacaagaggaagaagaagaagaagaagaagagagagagagagagagagagagagagcaatattTATGTGGTTCGGTTGTCCAATTCAACTTATGTCCACTTCGGTTGTCCAATTCAACCTATGTCCACGACAATATATTCTTTGCTATATTGTTTATCTTGTGATAATCCTTTAATAGGGAAACAAATTTATCATATTTTCTATTATGGCTAGTTTCCATATCAATAATCATTTAACTGAGCAATGTTCCAAGTTCGGCCTTATCCAAAATCTTATTGTCAAGCTGGTTCTTGGTGGAGCTAGCCATTCTAGTGTCATTATCATCAATCTTTGATTGAGTAGCATACTAAGATTGGCCTTTCCAAATCTTCTTATCAAACTGGTCCTTGGTGGAATTAGCCGTTATTGCAAGATTTCCTCTTATACTTACCAATAAAAGGAGATTGAGGCGTGGGGTGAATATTTatagtttctttttatttacatGCAATGTTCTACTATATGTAGttgttaaaatatatatatatatatatatatggtactAAAAATAAATTTCCAAAATTACTTAGTGCATTcagttttgaaaataaaaagaaagattatGTAATCTTACCTAAATTCTTACCATACTTGAAAATTATACTCTTGATTTATTACTTACTTTGccttttcaaatcaaaagattacGTGGATTTTATAATCAAACTTGATATTCTATTCTATACATGGAAACCTGGTCCTACTTTTTTCTTTATGAAATATGTCTATACATATTATTATCCTTTTAGGCATGACAATCATGATTTAAAAAATCAGATCGGATAGGGTCAAGATTGGCTGAGACTGATCCCAATAAACCGTCCAATCTAATATGTATCGGTTGAGAccaattccaagttttaaagccttgataaCATATTAATTGTCCATCCtagagttattttatttttaaattgttaACCAACCCTCCAACAAATGAATTTGTGTACCAGCAAACTCTACAATGTCATATTATCTGGTTAGCCTGCCTAGAGTGGCTTAGCATCAAGTTTTTCTAAAATTAGAACCGGCAATTTTCCTTGATTACTCGATTACTCACTCACCCACTGTACTTGATTTTGTCTAGCTAAACGGATTTTCCTTGATTACTTGATTACTCAGTCACCCACCATACTTGATTTTGTCTAGCTAAATGGTTAGGACACTAGTAACACATTTTGACACTCCATCTAAAATATTCCCATTACTAGGTTTACCCATCCCAACGGGAAGGGTTCATGCAGTAGACGCATTTAACTCATAAGGTCCATTATTACGAGTTGCCACCCCTTAGCAAACTATCTACCATTCTATATCTCAAAAATGAAGCCCAAATTTTGCAAACATGCATCTCTAAGGTGCTCTACTCATTTCAATTTTTTGCTAGTCAAAATCGATCAAGTGGCAAATataaacttttgaaaatctagaTATGCTAAGAGGGTGAACATCAATATATGGACTATCGCGAGGCTGCCTCTACTGTATAGTATTGTGGGTGATGCTGCGCGTGTGTGATCAATTcgactttgaaatttgacaggCGACGCATCTAGACAATGACGCCCTATTAATCCACTCAATATGTCACATGGTACAAGTAGGTGGTCTCTCTTTGAGTCttgaccactgttagttaaaacggaaatggtaaaaaaacagaaacgtacggtacgggttttaaacagataaaaacaataaacggtacggtcaaaaaatgtcaaaaaaaagggaacagaAAACGAACGGTATGAGTATTAAACatgtagttttaaaaaaaacgaaaccaaaaaaaggtagtatactcatgcagtttgagagattattacttgtatacatgcatctaatattccaaaagctctaggagtcccaagataaaatagcccaatgggctacaaaaaaatgagatgttgctagctttagcttctccttactcaatgggctataagaagatgagatttttttcctatagatagtatggaagttaaaaacaaaaaaccaagtaccatattgtcttcactcttcacttttactaatagttttttttttttttaattaattaatttttttaataaaattcctattttacccttaaaaaatggatacgcgtttaaaacggtcgtttaaaacggattcttttgccgtttctgttttttttttccggattgtataatagcatacgggaaacgcattttaaacggtaaaaaaacgcaaacgcgttttaaattttaactaacagaggtctTGACTGGATTGTGTCTGTGATTGTTTGAATTGGTTGGTGGAGTGTGGACCTCGCTTGGGTTTGGCCATAGTGAGTACGAAACTGGCCCAATTTCAACTATTGTGAGTAAAAATGAAACggttttgatccaatcaaaatcGGAATTGACTGTTTGACAAACCTAATGGTTGGCCAGCAAACTGCAGTTGTGTAGTTAGTAAATTAGCATATTAAATGCGTATTAAACATGTGTCCGAATTCCGAACATATCAATGTGAGATCGTTTTTTACGGATTCTTTTACACAAACGGTAAAATTCGCATACTTTTTATATAAACATGTACGCCACCTTCTTTGTAAACCGCGAACAACATATACGCACTTTTAAAAATGTgactttattaaataaaaaaaaagggacaattACGTCCCCTCACCTATAGTTGGTCAAAGTTACACGTGagtccaagggtttgaacgaattaTGTCTCCCTCCCCTGGATTTTCTAAGATTTTTACAATTAGGTCCAATTCTGTTAGTTCTTGTTAAATTGGGACTGTTAGTTGATGATGTCACCTAATAGCATAACATTTAAAGCCCAAAATACACTTCCCATTGTGAGAttacctctatacccttattatgatttctgtttttttttttatgcttacTCTATCGTACCCACGTCGGAATCTACCGGTGCTAGGTGGTTTAGAGGCGGAAATGATGCCAAGAGACTGTAAGAGCGATATGGAGGGTTTTCATGGCAGGAAGGAGCTTGGCAGTGAGGTATTTATCACCGATGGCCATGATTTCTACACCTTTGTTCTTGCAACTTAATTTTTGCAATGAATGGGCACTGCTTGCGCCGCTATGTAGATcatgaaatacaaaaaatgtATTGTACCGTGGCCACTCCTCAATTCTTCTACTCAGAAACTCAAGGAGCTCCACCCTTTCATGAATGGCTCAGGATGCATTTATCTGGCTATTTGATCATTACCCTTCAGCTGCACATCCAACCTATGGAAAATACAGAAGAATGATATGCGGCCATGAATTTTCACAATATAAAACAAGAGATGATCAAGGTTTTAGTTCATTGTATCATTCACCATCGATAGTGATACAGATTGACCCTATTCCAATACAAAAAGATTCATGAAACCAAAGGATTGACTTGCAAACAGATCTAATATGAATTCTTTTTATGATAACAAAATCAACAGCCACAAGGAAGAATTCccaaaaattaaaggaaaaaaagaagacattTCAACAACTAATTACCAAACCTAAGCACATATACATACAATCCCATAGGATGaattggggattagggtttgtgtGATGAGTTCAAAGGTTAGTGACATGGCCCGAAAACTTGAGTCCGCAAGGATTTGGACAGCATCCTGAACAGTTTCAGATGAAATCGCAAGAACAGAGgtgtagaagagagagaatacgATAAGGGAGAGTGGAGATAGTGCTGCCATTACTGGTATTACCAGAATTCATCAGCGCCTTTCGCCTTCATAGGTTCGTTCAATATTGAGCATTAGTTATGAGAGTCCTTTGGTTAGGGTAAAGTGGTTTTTTGACTTTTAAAATTAACAGTAGACTAACACCGTTAGaccaggaggagagagatgtaAATCgttccaattcttggatccacgtATAATTTTGGCAAATTATAGGGGAGGGGCgtaattttaccaaaaaaaatcttaaacgAAAACCCCCTCCATAACCCATGGTCCTTCATTCCGCCTCTGTCTTATGAATCGTAACCCTAATTtgctaccaaaaaagaatcattACCCTAGCTCGCAATCTCGATTTTCCGGCAACCCTTTTCATCTTTTCCGTCTCGGGCGGCCATTGCAGCAGCTCAGAGGTCCGTATGTGCCATCtgccccttcctcttctccttctccgactGTGATTGCATCGGCCCCTTCATCTTCTCCGTCTCCGAAAGTGTTGCAGCGGCCCCAGTCAAGGAGGAATCAACTCCAGGATTGGCCCTGCTTCTCCATTTCTCTGTTGCAGGTGAGGATATTGCCAATGATCTAGTGGTCTCAGGCTCTCAGTTGTGCATTTTCACTATTTCAAGTTGATATCTAGCTCTCTTTTAGtgtctctctccacttactgaTTAGTCGTAGGTCAATGGGGGAATGTTAAAGCAGGCGAAATAACCAGTTTGGTGTGGTTGTTTTTTCGAAACTTGGAATTACAGGTTTATCGGCAGGATTAAGTGCGACGTTGCTTGCAGCGGTGGTGGGTACAGGGGCGTCAAAGAGGTTCCGGAGCGGCTGGCCGGAGAGCGGGTGAAGATAGCCTAAACGCTAACAATGGCGACAAGTCGGCCAAGATGGAGTCGGGgcaaaaatttaataaaatatacgTCCGCGAGGGAGTGTCACTGACTCACTGTTCTTGGTAGTTCTGTAATTGTAACGCGGACGTGACCCTAACGGCGCCCGCAGGTCGTCCTGTGGCTGCTTTGGTAGTAGCAGCAATTCAACTATTGTGAGTTCGTAACCCTAACGACACCGGCGCACTGTGAACAAAAATGGTGAAGTCGTACCTCAGATACGAATCAGCGGCGGTATTTGGTGTGGTAGTATCGGTGGATTCTAACATCAGCTACGACTGCACTGGAAAGCACCTTCTCGCACCTGCGCTCGAGAAGATTGGTGTTTGGAACGTCAGGCAAGGCGTCTGCTCCAAAACCCTCTCCCCTTCTACTGCCTCTTGCGGCCCTTCCCTTGCCGTTACTTCCATTGCTtcatccccttcttctttggtGAGCAAAACCATCTCTCTTCTCGTTCATGTTAATATTAACTATGatatttcacccaaaaaaaaaaaaaaatattaactatGAAATTTGTtttgctgctgctactgctatTGCTTTGTGTATtcgttatttcatttatgtgcAAGATAATACTTACCTCCGTATAGA
This window encodes:
- the LOC122082252 gene encoding sporozoite surface protein 2-like; this translates as MESPSLSLLKFLSLLILSLFLETVIHSEGFEIKGDSSFGLNSQKSPIFISNPSIPLIFGLKRLVPSGPNDAESPGGPPLIFRRKRLVPSGPNPKESTKEPPSSFGLKRGVPTSPNPVEFPDKPPLSFGLKRRVPTGPNHAESPNKPPSSFGLKRRVPTGPNHAESPDKPPSSFGLKRRVPTGPNHAESPDKPPSSFGLKRRVPTGPNHAESPDKPPLSFELKRRVPTGPNHAESPDKPPSSVGLKSYRIS